The following proteins are encoded in a genomic region of Arachis ipaensis cultivar K30076 chromosome B02, Araip1.1, whole genome shotgun sequence:
- the LOC107628441 gene encoding UPF0161 protein At3g09310 produces the protein MACVVYLPVPLNFHSDNTPTRLQLRNPNPNSLRIEATNRHALILRLPSSSRAPRHNCTPTVRAFDEQDSNSETETLPDAAVNNLGVKAALSMLRFYKREISPILPKSCRYIPTCSEYSMEAYKRYGVVKGTVLTAWRLCRCNPLGGHGYDPPRWFGETSPREELDD, from the exons ATGGCCTGCGTCGTCTACCTTCCCGTGCCTCTGAACTTCCATTCCGATAACACTCCAACTCGCCTTCAACTCCgaaaccctaatcctaattctctcaGAATCGAAGCCACTAACCGCCACGCTCTCATCCTTCGCCTCCCTTCAAGTTCAAGAGCACCGCGCCATAATTGCACTCCAACTGTTCGTGCATTCGACGAACAAGATTCCAACTCCGAAACCGAAACACTGCCag ATGCTGCGGTCAACAATTTGGGAGTCAAAGCCGCTCTCTCCATGTTGAGATTCTACAAAA GGGAGATTTCACCAATCTTGCCAAAGAGTTGTCGTTATATCCCAACTTGTAGTGAGTATTCCATGGAGGCTTACAAGAGATATGGAGTTGTGAAGGGTACCGTCTTGACAGCGTGGCGCCTCTGTCGCTGCAATCCCCTCG GTGGGCATGGATATGATCCTCCTAGATGGTTTGGCGAAACTAGTCCGCGTGAAGAACTTGATGACTGA